The genomic window TCACCAGCGCGGCGCGTACTCCCTCGTCGGTGAAGCCGGGCGGCATACGCACGTCGACGACGGCGATGTCGGGCCGGTGCTCCTCGACAGCCGCCAGCAGCCCTTCAGCGTCGGCGACCTGCGCGCACATCTCGAAGCCGGCCGCCTCCAGCACCTTGACCACGCCGATGCGCAGCAAGAGGGAATCCTCGGCGATCACGGCGCGCACGGCACCTCCACGGTGATGACGGTCGGGCCCCCGGCGGGGCTGCGGCAGGAGAACGTGCCGTCGACGGACGCGACGCGCTTGGCGAGCCCGGCGAGCCCGGTGCCACCGCCAGCAGCCGCGAGATCCGCGCCGCCCGCGCCGTCGTCCGCGACGACCACCAGCAGTGTCTCCCCGATCCGCTCCACGGTCACGTCCGCCCGGGCCGCCTGGGCGTGTTTGACCACGTTCGTCAGGGCCTCGGAGACCACGAAGTACGCGACGGCCTCGATCGTGGGTGAGGGGCGCTGCGGCAGGTCCACCGCCACGCGCACCGGGATCGGGAGAGGGGCGGCGACCCCGGACAGCGCGGCGTCGAGGCCGCGGTCCTCAAGGACGGCCGGATGCAGGCCGCGCACCAGGGTGTTCAGCTCGGCGATCGCCTCCTTCGCCCCGCGGTGCGCCTCGTCGATCACCTTGCGGGCGTCCTCCGGCAGGTCGCCGAGGGTGGCCCTGGCCAGGCCCAGGTTGACGGCGAGTGAGACGAGGCGCTGCTGTGCGCCGTCGTGCAGGTCGCGCTCGATCCGCCGCCGCTCGGCGTCGGCGGCGTCGAGCACGCCGGTCCGGCTCTCGGCGAGGTCGGCGACCCGGCGGGCGAGCTTCTCCGTGCGGCTGGGGCCGAGCAGGACCTCGGCCGCCCGGGTGTCCAGCCGCACCAGAGCGCCGGTCAGCCGGGGCCCGAGGAACAGCAGGGCGAGGCCGCCGGCGGTGATGTACGCGGCCTGCGTGGTGTACCCGAGGTCGGTGACCCGCCACTGCGGGGGCAGCGCCCAGATCCACACGTAGATGGAGGCGGCCACGAGAGCGGCGGCCCAGACGGCGAGGACGGCGAAGTCCAGGACGGCGAGCAGCGGACCCGCCACGGCGTGGTAGCAGACCTGCCGCCACAAGGCCCGGCCGGTCAGCCGGCGCACCGCCGACATCCAGTGGCGTCCCGACCCGTGTACGGCGGGGCGCGGGAGGTCCCTACCGACGAGCGCCCGGTAGCGCCGCCGCTGCCCGACGGTCAGCAGGGGTGTCACCACGAGCGCGAACAGCACGGGCAGCGCAATCACGAGGGGTGTCACCACGAGCGCGAGCAGCACGGGCAGCGCAGTCAGGGCCGGCGCCCCGGCCATCGCGCCGGCCAGCCAGAGCCACAGTGGCACCACGGCGAGGTGGAGCGGCAGGCCGGCGGCGACGAGCGCGGTCCGGTGTCCCGCCCTGCGGAACGGCCGGCCCAGCACCAGCCGCCGCCACGTCGTGAGTTGCATGCGTCAAACGGTAAGCCGCAGGCCATCCCCGTGCCATGACGCTCCCGCCCGGTTCGGGGGTGCACTTATCTCCACCCCGGGTCGGAACCCTGCGTGACTGACGGCGCCCTGGTGTGCGGCGGAGAGTGGAGCACATGAAGGGGACAGCCGGCGGGGAGCGGGAGAAGAAGATGCGTCAACTGGTTTTGTGCGATGACGAAGTGGCCGGCGCCGAGGTCATCCCGCTCCACGAAGAGGCGGAGGAGCCGCGCCCGGCTCGGGGCATGCGGCGGGCCGGGTGGCTGCTGGTCGCCTGCGGGCTCGCCCTGCTGCCGTGGGTGTACGTGCTGGCCACCGGCCTGCCGGCCACCGCGACCGCGGCGCACTGGCCGGTCGCTTGGGTCGGGCTCGACGCGCTGGAGGCGCTCGGCCTGATCGCCACCGGCCTCCTCGCCGCCAGCGGTGACCGGCGGCACGCCCTGGCAGCCGCCGCGACCGCGACGCTGCTTGTGGTGGACGCCTGGTTCGACACCACGACCGCGGCCCCGGGCGGCGACTTCACCACCGCGGTCGCCATGGCTCTCGGCGCCGAGCTGCCGCTCGCCACGCTGTGCGGCCGACTGGCGCTGCGGGCGCTGAGCCGGCCCGCGTGACGCCGACCGCCTGACCACGTACCACGGACGGAATCGATCCGCCGGAGAACACCATGCACCGCATCACCACCGCCCCGTCGCCCCGATCCCGGCCCGGACCCGCTGGGCGGTCGCCGCCGGCGCGGGCGCCGCGTTGGCCGCCGCCTGGTGGCTTGGAGGACACGGCACCCTATCCGTACGCCCAACGCGGCCTCTCGACGTGTCGTTGCCGTTCCTGACATCCGACCGGATGGACACCGCACTGCAACCGCGGCCGGGGGCGGACCTCATCCCAGGGCAGCGGACTGCTGCCGCCACCCGGGCGGACGGGCATGACGTCGAGGGGCCCCACCGCCTACGGTGGGGCCCCTCGACCTGCGTGGGTCTCCTCGCTGCGATCCGTCCCGGGATCCCTGCGGCGGCGGTGGGATCCTGCCGCCGCGAGGCCGGCGGCCGCACCGTCCTCGAACTGTGGGTACGGCTCAGCTCACCGCGTGTTGCCAGGTGGCCCAGAGCCCATAGAGGGTGGCTGACGCGCTGGAGGGTTGCAGTTCGGGTTGCATTCAGCGCCGTTCAGGGGTGTCCGAGCGCTCCGGTGTTGGCCGCAACGCTACAGGTCAGGACGGTGGCGAACTCGCGCGAACACCCGGACGAACAGTTGGAAAGCGTGTTGGGGGCAACCCCTCACGAGTTCGAATCTCGTATCCTCCGCCAGTGCCTCACCGGGCACGACGTCGATGGCCCCCGCTGCTCGCAGCGGGGGCCATCAACGCGTATGGTCTCGCCCTGTGTGGATCCGCAGCCCACCGCTGACTGGGGCGCAAGCCGTTGTCCGTCCACTTCTACGACGGCTACGGGCCTCTGCCGTGTCGGATGGCGCTGTCGTGGGGCTACCAGGGGAGGGGGTCGGGGCGGCGGTCCCACCACCAGCCGGCGTCATCCGTGCCGGGGACGTCCAGCTCTGGTTGCTTGCCGAGGTCCAGGTACCAGGCGGGATCGGGCACGGTCATCTTGATGAATTGCCGGTCCACCAGGTCCACCGCGGCCTCCAGCAACTCGGCCGCCTGCTCTGGAGGCTGCTGTTGCAGGTGCTCCAACTCGTCCCGTGCTGTGAGGTTTTGTACATACAGGTCCGCCGGGTACCAACCCGCGGGAGCCCAGTCGTCCGTCATCGTCTGTACGAGCTGTTCCCATGCGCCCAAGTTCGTCGCAGCCCTCCAGTACGGGGAGCCGGTTTCGTCGGTTCGGCCCGTCCCCAGAGCGTTCAGAGATGTGGCGAAGCGGTCGCTCACCGGTGTCGGCTTCCGCTGGTCGTACACGATCTCGGGGATCCGGATGACCCGGGCACGCGGGAGGTCGGCAACAGGCGCTTCGACGGCATCGACCGTGTACACGGGCTTCTCGTCGTCCGAGTCGAGCAGTCGGGCCCGGGTGACTGTACCGTCGGCAGTCGCGAGCCAGTACGCGCTCGGCCGGATCGACTCCGTCGGGTAGAGGACCGAGCGGCCGAGCACACGCGCGAGCGCTGCGGCCAGCTCCGGCTCACTCGGCTGCGGCTGAACGCTGTCCTGGGCGTAGACATCCAGAGACGTCCTCACATCGCCCCGGACCGCGCGCGTCCCGCAGAGCACCGGCGCGTCCCAGTTCCGCGCGTCCTGATCGGCGTTCTCGTCGGCCACGTCGACATCACGGACGGCCACTCGGAAGCACTCGGCAAGTGCTGCGGCTACAGCGCCGTCGCTCAGGGACTCGGTGACGAGCAGGTTGTAGGTCATCAGTACGTCCCATCATAAACTGCCTGGGCTTTCTGGATAGCTTCCGGATTGTTGATGAAGCGTGGATTTTTTACGAAAGCCTGCACGGATTCGGCATTTCCCTTGGCCTTGGATATTTGCTGGAGAGCTGCGTACTCGTTCCGATCGAGTTCGACGATACCCGGGCCATTGACGGGATATAACCTGCCCGTCGGTTCAACCCTGTAGGTGCGTCCGTTGATTTCGTAGAGCATGGTCTTCTTATCGTATTTCGCCTGCCCTGCGGCGATGTCGGCGACGTCCTGATTCACTTGCTGCTCGTAACCACGCAGGATCACGCTGTTTTTCGGCTTGACCTCGCCCGACGCCGCGCCGGAAACGGTGTGCCGTGCGTTCGGTGGCAGCAGAGACTTTCCTTTCGCTGTCCCTTCAACCGAGTCGGATGTGGGCCAGGGGCCCCTGCCCGGGCCGCTACCGCCCTCCCCGGTTCGCATCACCATCCCGAGATCGTCGAGGCCGGCCGACGGGCCGCTGGGGAGGGCCAGGCCCGGTTGGAAGTCCGGCAGGTGGAGGCTGTCGAGGAGGCCCTGCAGGCCGCCGTTCTGGGCAACAGTCCTGATCGTGCTGCCGGCTGCGCCTACGGTGCCGCCGAAGACGGCCCCGTAGAGCGCGGCGTCGGTCGCCTCGTCGAGGTGGAGGCTGCTGCTCTCGCCGGTGGCCATCGCGATGGGTTGCGTGACGGCGAGGTCGACGGTGATGGATTCGACGCCGGCGATGGCGGCGGTGGCCAGGGTGGTGCCGATGATCGCGGCTACCTCGGTGGAGACGGCCACGCCCAGGGCGGCGGACAGGTCCAGGACCTCGGCGGTGGCGGCGGCAGCGGCGGCTTCGGTGAGTCCTGCGGTGAAGAACGCCAGGGCTGTGCCGGCGACGATGGTTCCGCCGACGATCTCCAGCTTGTGCTCCAGTTGTGTCACCGCGCTGTGGACGCTGTCGGCGTACTGGTCGAGGGCGGTGGCCAGGTCGCGGGCGCTGTCGATCATGTCCTGGAGCCAGCCGCGATTACCGTAGTAGTAGCGGCGCCAGAAGGGGTCGTCGAAGGCCGATATGGCTTTGCCGGTGTTGTTCTCGATGAGTGTGCGGGCTGAGGTGTTCGCTGCGGCGGTGAGGGTCTCGACGTCATCGGCGAAGGTCCGCCATGCGGTGGCGGCGTCCCGCAGGCCGCCTTCGTCGGCGTCCGGCCACCACATTCCGGTCAGCTTCATGACGATCTTCTTCGCCTCGCCGGCGACGCTCACTGCAGGTCTCCCCCGCCAGTGTGCGGGGGAGGCTCCGGCTTCGGCCCGTTCCTGCTGAACATCGACCGGACCAGTTGCTCGTTGCCTATGTGGCCGTCCGCCATGTCGGCCATGGCGTCGTGGATGCTGGCCAGGCCGAGGGCCAGGATCTCGGCCGCCATCGTCATGCTGGTCACGTTCGGCGCGTACTGGTCCTCGAACTGCTTGCCCTGGTCGTCCGCCCCCCACGGGGAGCCGGCCGCGGCAAGGCCCCCCTGGAGCTTGACCAGGGCTGTCGCCAGGTCCGAGCTGTGCGTGAGGAACTGCGGTGCCGTCGCCTGCAGGTCGGTGAGCTTGATGTCGAGTATCTCGCCGTCGCTTGCATCGCCCATACGTCATCCACCCCCATGAATCAACGATTTCCCGCGGCGCCAGCTGATCGACAGCTGGTGCCTCCTGCCACTCTGGTCCAGCGCGCGCGGGCTCCGGACAAGAACCGCGGCGGAAGGAAAAGCATGGCCTGAACACTGCTTTCACTGGCTGGTGTTCACCGACACGCAGCCCGACACAGAGCCCGAGGGTGGCAACAGTCGCCAATTTCCCGCCTGCTCATGGTCAAGGGCAGAAGCCAGTCCGGCGCCCCCGCGTCCTCGGTCTCATTTCTGGTCTCATCCAGCCGCGTCCAGGGGCGTCCGGAGCTCGCCCAGATGCCTGCTCCGTCGCACGTCAGGACGCCTTTGCCTCTCTGCGTACGGCCCCGTGACCCGTTGGAAAGCGTGTTGGGGGCAGCCCCTCACGAGTTCGAATCTCGTATCCTCCGCCAGTGAGCCTTTTCCAACCTGCCAAAGTAGCTGCGCACTTGGGGTGACAACGAGGTGAAGCCCCTGGTAAATGGGTTTTCGACCAAGAGAACCGTGTCCACCAGAGGCTTCGCATGCTTGTCTACCCGTCCGGCGTGGACGTGTCCAGTTCCGCTCTCCGCTTCCTTGCAGATCAGTTGCGGCGGCACCGCCGTGCCAGCAACTCCCGCTGGCGACGGCTGACCGCCGGCCGCCAAGCCCTTCTCACCCCCGCCCACCTGCGCGTCGGACACACCTACGCCCAGCTCGCCAGCGGGTTCGGCGTGGGGACCACGACGGCATACCGCTATGTCGCCGAGGCCGTCGACCTCCTGGCCGTCCTCGCTCCCACCCTGGCCGATGCCGTCCGCACCGCCTCGACGAAGGCGTTCGTGCTCCTGGACGGCACGCTCCTGCCGATCGACCGCACCGCCGCGGACCGGCCCTTCTACTCCGGGAAACACAAGAAACACGGCATGAACGCGCAGGTTCTCACCGATCCGTCCGGCCGACTGCTATGGGCCTCGCCGGCCCTGCCCGGAGCCGTCCACGACATCCGAGCGGCCCGCGAGCACGGCATCATCGACGCCCTCGATCGGGCCCACGTCACCTGCTGGGCCGACAAGGGCTACCGCGGCGCCGGCGGCACGGTCCGCATCCCGTACTGGGGCCGATGGGAGACGCTCTCCCCGGGACAGAAGGCGGTGAACCGCTCCCACGCGAAGATCCGTGCCCTCGTCGAACAGGCCATGGCGACCCTCAAGAGCTGGCGGCTCCTGCGCAAAATCCGGTGCTCCACCACCCGGATCACCGCCCTCGTCCAGGCCGTCCTCGCCCTGCATCTGGCCAGCTCAGACCGATGATGGAAAAGGCTCAGTGCCTCACCGGGCACGACGTTGATGGCCCCCCCGCTCGCGGTGGGGCCCTTCGACGCGTTGCGGAGTGACGCATCGGCCTGATGGATGCGTGCCTTCGGTGCCTCGCGGGAGTTCGGGACTCGGAGGAGTGCGATCGCTCTCAGTCCCGCACTCCTGGGCGGCGGCTTGCGGCTCGGGCCAGCGGACTCGCCCTTCGGCGGATCCGGATTGCAGGGTCAGGGCCTGCCGGATCGTACGCCACGTGCGAACCACTCCGGCCACCTCCTCCAGGAGCTTTCGGACCTGGACCAGCAGCAACCGGGCCAGGAGCACGGCCGTGGTCATCCCCACCAGGGAAGCGAGCCAGTACATCCCGTACCTCCTCGCTGCCCGTTGCGGAATGGCCTGCGCGTCCTGTCGGCTCCACTCCTTCAGGCTCCCGGCTTCGAGGTCAGAAGGCAGGACAGTTAACTGGGCATTTTCTGATCTTGCGGAAAAGGCTCGGCGCTGGACTCCCGCTCTATGCATCAAGCGATGTATAATCGGCCACATCATTGATATCAAGGGAGGTGCCCATGAGTCGAACGGTGATCGACCTCGATGACGAGCTGCTGGCCGATGTGGCCCAGGCGCTGGGCACGAGCACGAAAAAAGACACAGTCAACACGGCCCTCCGCGAGGTGCTGGACAACCGGCGGCGCGCCTTGGCGCTCACCCGGCTGCGGACGGCGACGGACGAGGGCGGCTTTGACCTGGATCTTTTCGAGGACAAGAGGAACTACCGTCGGTGAGTGCGGCACAGTTTCTGATCGACACCAGCGCCCTCGCCCGCTTCCTCCGGAGGGACGCTGGGCAGTACGGCTGGGATCGGGCAGCGGCAGCGGGGCTCATCGCGACCTGCCCGGTGACCGAGCTGGAGTTCTTCTACAGTGCGCGTTCTGCCGAGGACCGGGCACGTGGCATTGAGGACATGCGCCTGCTCTTCGGCTGGGTGCCCGTGGATGACCGGGCTTACGATCGCGCCTGGCGGGTCCAGGAACTGCTGACCCGCAAAGGGCAGCACCGCAGCGCGGGCGCAGTGGACCTGGTGGTTGCAGCGACGGCGGAACTCCAAGGGCTGACCCTGCTCCATCGCGACCGGGATTTCGACTGCATCGCCGCCGTCACTGGTCAGCCCCTCCAGTGGTACGGGCCCGATCCCGGGAAATAACCTGACAGCACGAACACTGTCCGCCCTCGGAGCTTCACGCAGGATCGCCGTGCAGTCCGAGCCGCGTTTCAGCCCCCTATGCTCACCCGGGCTGCCGAGGTCATCAACCGTCGCACAGCACCCCGCCGACGGTGGCACCTTCACAGCCGACTTCCCTGCGCGTGCTGTGTGAGGACCACCGGTCTCAGTTCCGCTCTCATTCGGCTGTGTGCGGGGCCGTCCACGGCCACCCCGATTACCGGTCCCGCCCCTGGTCAGAACCTATCTGCTTCCACGCGTACGGCCTCGTGACCCGTTGGAAAGCGTGTTGGGGGCAACCCCTCACGAGTTCGAATCTCGTATCCTCCGCCAGTGCCTCACCGGGCACGACGTCGAAGGGCCCCAGCTCGCGGTGGGGCCCTTCGACGCAAACGGGAAGGCCTGGTCGGCCGCCCGAAATGCGGTGCGCGACCCAGGCTTGGCGCAACCTTGTTCGTTCAGGGCGCCACAGTGCCCGTGCAAGCCATCCTCACCCTCGGCGCGAGGCCGCATGTCGATTACCGGGACAACGATGTGAGACGAGCTACTAGCATCTTCGCCGTGGTGAGACTGGGCGCGCGGCGGGTCGTCGCGGTGGGGATGGCGGTACTGCTGGCACTGGGCGTCGCCGGCTCGCAGCGCGGGGCGGCCGTGGGAGGGGTGGCGAAACCCGGCCCGCTTCCCGCCGACCCTTACATGTCCACGTCGCAGGACTACCAGCGGTCCCTGCAGGCGTCGGCGCTGCTGGTCCGGCAGTGCATGGCGGCCCGTGGCCACCCGGACTTCCCGCTCGACCCGCGCGACCCCGTCGACCCCATCAGTGCCACCATGGTCGCCACCGACTACGGGGTCCTCGACATGGACAGTGCCCGCCGCTGGGGCTACGGCTGGGACCCCGACAAGGACGCGGCCCGGCAGCCGAAGGGGCGCCGGATGACCAGCGCCGAGTTCGCGGACTATCCGGCCTGCGAGGCCGAGGCGGGCCGCCGGCTGGTGCGCGGCGTAGACGTCAAGGGGGACTGGTTCTACGCGAGCACCCGGGTCGTCGAGGTCCAGAAGGCGGTCAGGCGTGACCCGCGCCTGCTCGCTGCCTGGAACACGTGGTCCCGCTGCATGGCCGGGCAGGGGTTCACGCCCTACCCCGACCCCGTCGCGGCCTACACGGACACCGCCTGGCACCGCGGTAGCGACGGCAACACCCCGCACACGCAGCGGGAGCGGGCCACGGCCGTTGCGGACGTCATCTGCAAGCGCCGCCACCACACGGTCGAGACCTGGCACACGGTAACGGCGCAGAAACAGGCCGCGGACATCGCACAGCACCGCGACGGCTACGCCGGCGGCCTGCGGCAGCTGCGGCTGTACCGGGCCAACATCGACGAGGTGCTCCGGACGCTCGGCTAGCTATTTGCTGTCTCGAGGTTGGTTCCGGCTCTGCGGGGGCTTGCCGTAGGTGTTCTTCCATCGGGCTCGGTGCTGCTCGTTGCCCTGGCCTGCTCCGTTGATGTTCAGCAGGGACTGCAGCGCGGCACCATTGTTCCACAGGCCGAGGGAGTCGCGGTGGATGGCGAGGATGCCGTTCTGGACGGCGAAATCGAGTGACTGACGGCTGAAGCGCGTGGTGGTGACGAAGACGGCGAGGTCGGCGCCGAAGTGGGCCTTGGAACCGAGAAGGTCTCGCAGGTCGCGGGCCGCAATTGTGCTCTTCGTGGTGTAGCGCTTGCACTGGACGATCAGTGTGCGACCGTCCGGGAGTCGACCGAGGACGTCGGCACCGTTGTCACCGGCTCCGCCGACCCGTCGGACTTCGGTGCAGCCGTCGCGGCGGCACAGCGCTGCGACGTGATCCTCGAACTCTGTCCCGGACATCGCGTCCACCTCGGCCAGCGTGCGGTGGCCGCCTTGGATCGCGTCTTCGCGGCGCCAGCGTTGGTCGGCGTCGCGGTGGAGCCGGTCTGTGCGCCAAAGACGCCACGCCCCTGCGCTGAGCCCGCCGACGGCGAGGGCGGCCAGCAGGTAGGGCCAGATTGCCGACCAGAAGGCCACCAGGAGGATCAGCAGTAGTGCCCCACCGGCTAAGGCCGCGTTCCGACGTCGGCGGGCAGCGGTGCGGCGCGTGCGCTTTTGGGCCATCGCCTCCCCCTCGATAGATTCTGCCCAGTGTGTCCGGCAGGCCGCTCGCCGGGAAGACGGCCTCACTGGGAGTCCCGCTTGGGTGGCGGGGTCCGTGCGCCGCCTGAGCCAACCCGCTCTGACCAGCAAGATCGGGTGGTCCGCTGGTCTCAGTTCTGGTCTCATTCAGCCGCGTCCGGAGCCGTCCACCACCCGCCCGGATACCTATTCCGCCGCAGGCCAGAACGTCTCTGCTTCCTCCTGTACGGCCTTGTGAACAGTTGGAAAGCGTGTTGGGGCAACCCCTCACGAGTTCGAATCTCGTATCCTCACCGCCGACGAGGAGCGGCAGGGGGCGTGCCAGGGGCAGGGCCGTCGAGAGGTGTCCGCCTCGTCTGCCGTGCCCTCAGGTTGTGACGGGGGCGGTCGCCCAGCGGTGCGTGATTTCACTCATGGCGGTGGCCGCGCGCTCGGCGGCCGATCCGCCGAGGCGCACCTCGGGGGCCAACTCGATGTGCAGGAACGGCACATCGGCTGCGTCGGCGGCCCGGCCTTCGGCGTTCGTGTAACCCTCCACCGGGCACTTCCGCACCCAGGCTCGGCACACATGGAAGCCGTGCGTGCCCAGGGCGTCGGCCAATCTGCCGGCGTCCGAGCGGCCGGCCGATCCGGCGCCGGAGGAGGCGACCACGTCGTAGCCGGGGGCGGTGGAGGCGGCGAACCCGTGCAACTGGATCCCGGGCATCTTGCGACGGACCAGCTCGGCGCAGATGGCGTAGAAGACGGTGTCCTGGCGATGTGCCACGTCCGCGGAGTTCCCGACCCCGGCTTTTCGATGTGCTCCCGCTATCACCAGGATGCCGCCGGGGGAGTCACGCAGGACCCGTACGCCCAGTTGCTCGGTGCCCTCGTCGAAGACCGGGTGCGGGACCTGGATCGAGAAGCGCGGCGTGTGGTCCAGGTCCATGTAGACCCGGCCCCAGCCCCGCGGCGTCACGGCGTCGTCGGTGCGGTCTGCCACTTCGGCGTAGCGGTGTCCGGAGACCCGGTCGCGGATCGTGCGCACGGTGAAGTCCCGTTCGGAAAGCAGCAGCTCCGCTTGTGCGCGGTGGCCGTCGACGAGCAGGCCGATCGCCTGGGCGATGGCCGTGCGGTCCGCTCGGCCGGGCTGCCGGTAGCCGTGGCTCGGACCGAAGCGGCTGGTGTAGTCCGCCACCTCCTGGGCCAGGTCTTCCGGCTGGGCGCCCCGGCCGGGACGGTGTGTGGCGTTGTCCGTGCCGCCACCGCGGGCGGCGTGGAGCACGGCGGTCAAGCCACCCGCGAGACCGGCGATGACCAGGAGAATTGTCGTGATCGTTATGACGCGCGAGCGTGTGGCACTCATGGTCGTATCAAGATATCCCGGTGAACACACGCTTTAGCCGCATCCCGCTGAGCCTGCTGGCCCCGCTCTCCCTCGTCGCCGCCGTCGCCGGTTGCGGCCCTCTCTCGGACGACGAAGGCGGCCATGCCGCCGGTCGTTCCTTCACCGTCGCGGCGGCCGGGGACATCCTGATGCACCCGGAGTTGGTGGAGCAGGCCCGCAAGGACGCCAAGCGCACCGGCAAGGGCGTGGCAGGGCTGGACTTCGGGCCGATGATGGCCGGCATCAAACCGCTGATCAGCAAGGCGGACCTGGCGATCTGCCACTTCGAGCCGGTGGTCGGCACCGAGAACGGCCCCTTCGAGGGCTTCCCGGACTTCCAGGTGCCCCCGCAGACCGCCACGACGATCAAGAACCTCGGATACGACACCTGTTCCACCGCCTCGAACCACACGCTCGACCACGGGTACGAGGGTGTCCGGCGCACCCTGGACGCGCTGGACGCCGCCGGCTTGAAGCACACCGGCTCATTCCGGACGCAGAAGGAGGCGCTCACTCCGCTGGTCATGAACGTGAAGGGCGTCAAGGTCGCGCAGATATCGTTCGCCTACGGCTTCAACGAGCCGCACACGCTCCCCAAGGACAAGCCGTGGCTCGCCAACGGGATGAGCCTGAAAGCGGTCAAGGCCGCTGAGCAGCGGGCTCGCGCAGCCGGGGCCGAGGTGGTGATCCTCTCCATCCACTGGGGCCTGGAGCACCACCCGAACCCCTCGGCCCAGCAGCTCTCCTTCGCTCGGCAGATCGCCCGGCACACCGGCATCAACCTGGTCATCGGCTGTCACGCGCATGTCGTACAGCCGATGGAGAAAGTCGACCGCACCTGGGTCGCCTACGGCATGGGCAACCAGATCGCCCGGCACGAGGTGCCGACCGGACTCACGGAGGAGGGCGTGATCGCCTGGTTCACGTTCACCGAGCACGGCAAGGGCCACTGGGACGTGCAGCCGCGCTTCGAGCCGACGCTGCTGGAGATCCCGCCGGACGCCGAGAACGCCACGGACGGCGGGAAGACCGCCTACACCGAGGACGACGCAAGGGACTACCGCCTGCTCGACGTGCCGACCGCGCTCCGGGACGATCATGGCCTCACCGACCGGCAGCGGGCCCGGCTGCGGCTCGCCTTCGAGCGCACCGAAGGCACCCTGAAGAACCGCGGGGCGGCCAAGGACGGCCTGAAAGCTCTGACTCCGATGCGCTGA from Streptomyces sp. NBC_01198 includes these protein-coding regions:
- a CDS encoding type II toxin-antitoxin system VapB family antitoxin, which translates into the protein MSRTVIDLDDELLADVAQALGTSTKKDTVNTALREVLDNRRRALALTRLRTATDEGGFDLDLFEDKRNYRR
- a CDS encoding WXG100-like domain-containing protein; its protein translation is MSVAGEAKKIVMKLTGMWWPDADEGGLRDAATAWRTFADDVETLTAAANTSARTLIENNTGKAISAFDDPFWRRYYYGNRGWLQDMIDSARDLATALDQYADSVHSAVTQLEHKLEIVGGTIVAGTALAFFTAGLTEAAAAAATAEVLDLSAALGVAVSTEVAAIIGTTLATAAIAGVESITVDLAVTQPIAMATGESSSLHLDEATDAALYGAVFGGTVGAAGSTIRTVAQNGGLQGLLDSLHLPDFQPGLALPSGPSAGLDDLGMVMRTGEGGSGPGRGPWPTSDSVEGTAKGKSLLPPNARHTVSGAASGEVKPKNSVILRGYEQQVNQDVADIAAGQAKYDKKTMLYEINGRTYRVEPTGRLYPVNGPGIVELDRNEYAALQQISKAKGNAESVQAFVKNPRFINNPEAIQKAQAVYDGTY
- a CDS encoding CapA family protein, which encodes MNTRFSRIPLSLLAPLSLVAAVAGCGPLSDDEGGHAAGRSFTVAAAGDILMHPELVEQARKDAKRTGKGVAGLDFGPMMAGIKPLISKADLAICHFEPVVGTENGPFEGFPDFQVPPQTATTIKNLGYDTCSTASNHTLDHGYEGVRRTLDALDAAGLKHTGSFRTQKEALTPLVMNVKGVKVAQISFAYGFNEPHTLPKDKPWLANGMSLKAVKAAEQRARAAGAEVVILSIHWGLEHHPNPSAQQLSFARQIARHTGINLVIGCHAHVVQPMEKVDRTWVAYGMGNQIARHEVPTGLTEEGVIAWFTFTEHGKGHWDVQPRFEPTLLEIPPDAENATDGGKTAYTEDDARDYRLLDVPTALRDDHGLTDRQRARLRLAFERTEGTLKNRGAAKDGLKALTPMR
- a CDS encoding sensor histidine kinase gives rise to the protein MQLTTWRRLVLGRPFRRAGHRTALVAAGLPLHLAVVPLWLWLAGAMAGAPALTALPVLLALVVTPLVIALPVLFALVVTPLLTVGQRRRYRALVGRDLPRPAVHGSGRHWMSAVRRLTGRALWRQVCYHAVAGPLLAVLDFAVLAVWAAALVAASIYVWIWALPPQWRVTDLGYTTQAAYITAGGLALLFLGPRLTGALVRLDTRAAEVLLGPSRTEKLARRVADLAESRTGVLDAADAERRRIERDLHDGAQQRLVSLAVNLGLARATLGDLPEDARKVIDEAHRGAKEAIAELNTLVRGLHPAVLEDRGLDAALSGVAAPLPIPVRVAVDLPQRPSPTIEAVAYFVVSEALTNVVKHAQAARADVTVERIGETLLVVVADDGAGGADLAAAGGGTGLAGLAKRVASVDGTFSCRSPAGGPTVITVEVPCAP
- a CDS encoding restriction endonuclease, producing MAQKRTRRTAARRRRNAALAGGALLLILLVAFWSAIWPYLLAALAVGGLSAGAWRLWRTDRLHRDADQRWRREDAIQGGHRTLAEVDAMSGTEFEDHVAALCRRDGCTEVRRVGGAGDNGADVLGRLPDGRTLIVQCKRYTTKSTIAARDLRDLLGSKAHFGADLAVFVTTTRFSRQSLDFAVQNGILAIHRDSLGLWNNGAALQSLLNINGAGQGNEQHRARWKNTYGKPPQSRNQPRDSK
- a CDS encoding PIN domain nuclease: MSAAQFLIDTSALARFLRRDAGQYGWDRAAAAGLIATCPVTELEFFYSARSAEDRARGIEDMRLLFGWVPVDDRAYDRAWRVQELLTRKGQHRSAGAVDLVVAATAELQGLTLLHRDRDFDCIAAVTGQPLQWYGPDPGK
- a CDS encoding IS5 family transposase; translation: MLVYPSGVDVSSSALRFLADQLRRHRRASNSRWRRLTAGRQALLTPAHLRVGHTYAQLASGFGVGTTTAYRYVAEAVDLLAVLAPTLADAVRTASTKAFVLLDGTLLPIDRTAADRPFYSGKHKKHGMNAQVLTDPSGRLLWASPALPGAVHDIRAAREHGIIDALDRAHVTCWADKGYRGAGGTVRIPYWGRWETLSPGQKAVNRSHAKIRALVEQAMATLKSWRLLRKIRCSTTRITALVQAVLALHLASSDR